One Mycobacterium marseillense DNA window includes the following coding sequences:
- a CDS encoding DoxX family protein, translating into MNTALVVITLSTAAVTAAIAIADFVPARFVLANSAQVGVPRSWLPALGAVKLAGAAGIVVGLLGPRQLGIAAAAGLVLFFVGAVLTHVKARVLYNIAFPAAYLCLSATSLALMVAR; encoded by the coding sequence ATGAACACCGCACTTGTCGTGATCACGCTGTCGACCGCGGCCGTCACCGCCGCAATCGCCATCGCCGATTTCGTTCCGGCTCGATTCGTGCTGGCGAACTCCGCCCAAGTCGGCGTGCCCCGTTCCTGGTTACCGGCGCTGGGCGCGGTGAAGCTGGCCGGGGCCGCCGGGATCGTGGTCGGGCTGTTGGGTCCACGCCAATTGGGCATCGCGGCCGCCGCGGGCCTGGTTCTGTTTTTCGTCGGCGCGGTGTTGACGCACGTGAAGGCGCGCGTCCTGTACAACATCGCGTTCCCGGCGGCCTACTTGTGCCTGTCCGCGACGTCGCTGGCGCTGATGGTCGCCCGCTGA
- a CDS encoding ABC transporter substrate-binding protein has product MLDKPFGRRSLLRGAGALSAAALAPWSAGCAPDDDALTFFFAANPDEREARMRIVDEFARRHPDIKVRAVLSGPGVMQQLSTFCVGGKCPDVLMTWELSYAELADRGVLLDLDDLLARDKAFAQQLKADSIPALYETFRFNGRQFALPEQWSGNYLFYNKRLFADAGVPAPPSTWERPWDFSEFLDTARALTKRDASGRAAQYGFVNTWVSTYSAGLFAMNNGVPWSHPRVNPTHLNFDDAAFQEAVQFYADLANEHRVAPNASETQSMSTPNLFAVGRAAIALGGHWRYQTYLRAEDLDFDVAPLPVGPALANRGAACSDVGATGLGISSTSPRKEQAWEFVKFATGPIGQALIGESCLFVPVLRSALNSEGFANAHRRIGNLSVLTEGPAFSQGLPITPAWEKVNALMDRNFGPILRGREPATSLAGLSRSVDEVLRSP; this is encoded by the coding sequence ATGCTCGATAAGCCGTTCGGACGGCGCAGCCTGCTGCGGGGCGCCGGCGCGCTGTCCGCCGCCGCGCTGGCGCCGTGGTCCGCCGGATGCGCTCCCGACGACGACGCGCTGACCTTCTTTTTCGCGGCCAATCCGGACGAGCGTGAGGCGAGGATGCGCATCGTCGACGAGTTCGCGCGCCGCCATCCCGACATCAAGGTGCGTGCGGTGTTGTCCGGGCCGGGCGTCATGCAACAGCTTTCGACGTTTTGTGTCGGCGGCAAATGCCCCGACGTGCTGATGACGTGGGAACTTTCTTACGCTGAACTCGCCGACCGCGGCGTGCTGCTGGATCTCGACGACCTGTTGGCGCGGGACAAAGCGTTCGCCCAGCAGCTCAAAGCGGACAGTATTCCGGCGCTGTATGAAACGTTCAGGTTCAACGGAAGACAGTTCGCGCTCCCCGAACAGTGGTCGGGAAACTACCTGTTCTACAACAAGCGGTTGTTCGCCGACGCCGGGGTACCGGCCCCGCCCAGCACGTGGGAACGGCCTTGGGATTTCAGCGAATTCCTGGACACCGCACGCGCGCTGACCAAGCGCGACGCCTCCGGGCGGGCTGCGCAGTACGGCTTCGTCAACACCTGGGTGTCGACCTACTCGGCGGGATTGTTCGCGATGAACAACGGCGTCCCGTGGTCCCACCCGCGGGTGAATCCGACCCACCTCAATTTCGACGACGCCGCCTTCCAGGAGGCGGTGCAGTTCTACGCCGACCTGGCCAACGAACATCGGGTCGCGCCGAACGCATCGGAGACGCAGTCGATGTCCACCCCCAACCTGTTCGCGGTGGGGCGGGCGGCGATCGCGCTGGGTGGGCACTGGCGCTACCAAACCTACCTGCGCGCCGAGGACCTCGATTTCGACGTCGCGCCGTTGCCGGTCGGTCCGGCGCTGGCCAACCGAGGAGCCGCGTGTTCGGACGTCGGCGCCACCGGGCTGGGCATCTCGTCGACCAGTCCACGCAAGGAACAGGCCTGGGAGTTCGTGAAATTCGCGACGGGTCCCATCGGCCAGGCGCTGATCGGTGAATCCTGCCTGTTCGTTCCCGTCCTGCGGTCGGCCCTCAATTCGGAAGGTTTCGCCAACGCCCATCGAAGGATCGGCAATCTGAGCGTGCTCACCGAAGGCCCGGCGTTTTCGCAAGGCTTGCCGATCACGCCGGCGTGGGAGAAGGTGAACGCCTTGATGGACCGCAACTTTGGCCCCATCCTGCGGGGGCGCGAACCGGCGACGTCGTTGGCAGGCCTGTCCCGCTCCGTCGACGAAGTGCTGCGCAGCCCATGA
- a CDS encoding carbohydrate ABC transporter permease encodes MHSGGATAPARKARGKAQDNPSPWRRRAWAGRLFVAPNLVAVAVFMLFPLGFSLYMSFQRWDVFTPPKFVGLKNFGELFTSDPLFLIAIRNTVIFTLGTVVPTVVISLAVAGVLNQKVRGISVFRTIVFLPLAISSVVMAVVWQFVFNTDNGLLNIMLGWFGLGPVPWLVEPRWAMVSLCIVSVWRSVPFAAVVLLAAMQGVPGTVYEAAKIDGAGEIRQFVSITVPLIRGSISFVVIISVIHAFQAFDMVYVLTGANGGPESATYVLGIMLFQHAFSFLEFGYASALAWVMFAVLLVLTVVQLKVSHRRSLETSRGLK; translated from the coding sequence ATGCACTCGGGTGGCGCGACCGCTCCAGCGCGGAAGGCGCGCGGAAAAGCTCAGGACAACCCGAGCCCATGGCGCCGGCGCGCCTGGGCGGGCCGGCTGTTCGTCGCGCCCAACCTGGTTGCGGTCGCCGTGTTCATGCTCTTTCCGCTGGGCTTCTCGCTCTACATGAGCTTCCAGCGGTGGGACGTGTTCACCCCGCCGAAATTCGTGGGACTGAAGAACTTCGGGGAACTGTTCACCTCGGATCCGCTGTTCCTGATCGCGATCCGCAACACGGTGATCTTCACCCTGGGGACGGTGGTGCCCACCGTGGTCATCAGTTTGGCCGTCGCCGGTGTGCTGAACCAGAAAGTCAGGGGCATCAGCGTTTTCCGCACCATTGTCTTTCTCCCCTTGGCGATCTCGTCGGTGGTCATGGCCGTGGTGTGGCAGTTCGTTTTCAATACCGACAATGGCTTGCTCAACATCATGCTGGGCTGGTTTGGGCTCGGCCCCGTCCCGTGGTTGGTCGAACCGCGCTGGGCCATGGTCTCGCTGTGCATCGTCAGCGTGTGGCGCAGCGTGCCGTTCGCCGCGGTCGTCTTGTTGGCCGCGATGCAGGGTGTGCCGGGGACGGTGTACGAGGCGGCCAAGATCGACGGAGCCGGCGAGATAAGGCAATTCGTCTCGATCACGGTCCCGTTGATCCGGGGGTCGATCTCGTTTGTGGTCATCATCTCGGTCATCCACGCCTTCCAGGCGTTTGACATGGTCTACGTCCTCACCGGCGCCAACGGCGGACCGGAATCGGCGACCTACGTCCTGGGCATCATGCTGTTCCAGCACGCGTTTTCGTTCCTCGAGTTCGGCTACGCATCCGCGCTGGCGTGGGTGATGTTCGCGGTCCTGCTGGTGCTGACCGTGGTGCAGTTGAAAGTCAGCCATCGACGTTCTTTGGAGACTTCGCGTGGGCTTAAGTGA
- a CDS encoding carbohydrate ABC transporter permease, with translation MRGGMVYAALLAIAWCALFPIAWAVSGSLKTEGEVSEPTLLPAHPRWSNYTEVFALLPFGRMFFNTVLYAGCVTAGHVFFCSLAGYAFARLDFRGRDALFVVYLGTLMVPLTVTVIPQFLVMRALGWVDTPWAMIVPGFFGSAFGTYLMRQFFRTLPTDLEEAAILDGCSPWQVYWRILLPHARPAVMVLAVLTWVNVWNDFLWPLLMIQRNSLATLTLGLVRMKGEYVARWPVLMATSILIMLPLVVIYAFAQRSFVRGIAVTGMGG, from the coding sequence ATGCGCGGCGGCATGGTCTATGCCGCGCTGCTCGCCATCGCTTGGTGCGCGCTGTTCCCGATCGCCTGGGCGGTGTCGGGCTCGCTGAAAACCGAGGGCGAGGTCAGCGAGCCCACCCTGCTGCCGGCGCACCCGCGGTGGTCCAACTACACCGAAGTGTTCGCGCTGCTGCCGTTCGGGCGGATGTTCTTCAACACCGTGCTGTACGCGGGCTGTGTCACCGCGGGGCACGTGTTCTTTTGCTCGCTGGCCGGATATGCGTTCGCGCGACTGGATTTCCGCGGCCGCGACGCGCTGTTCGTGGTGTATTTGGGCACGCTGATGGTACCGCTGACGGTGACGGTGATCCCGCAGTTCCTCGTCATGCGGGCGCTGGGATGGGTCGACACTCCCTGGGCGATGATCGTACCGGGTTTCTTCGGCAGTGCGTTCGGCACGTACCTGATGCGGCAATTCTTCCGGACCCTGCCCACCGATCTGGAGGAAGCGGCGATCCTCGACGGCTGTTCGCCGTGGCAGGTCTATTGGCGAATCCTGCTGCCCCACGCCAGGCCGGCGGTGATGGTGCTCGCGGTGCTCACCTGGGTCAACGTCTGGAACGATTTTCTCTGGCCGCTGTTGATGATTCAGCGCAACAGTCTGGCCACTCTGACGCTGGGGCTGGTCCGGATGAAGGGTGAATACGTTGCCCGATGGCCGGTCCTGATGGCGACCTCGATCCTCATCATGCTGCCGCTGGTCGTCATCTACGCGTTCGCGCAGCGCTCGTTCGTTCGCGGCATCGCGGTCACCGGGATGGGTGGGTGA
- a CDS encoding ABC transporter ATP-binding protein, which translates to MASVSFEQATRRYPGADRPALDNLDLVVGDGEFVVLVGPSGCGKTTSLRMVAGLETVDSGRIRIGDRDVTHVDPKNRDVAMVFQNYALYPHMTVAENMGFAMKIAKIPKAQIRERVLDAAKLLDLQPYLDRKPKDLSGGQRQRVAMGRAIVRRPQVFLMDEPLSNLDAKLRVQTRNQIAALQRRLGTTTVYVTHDQVEAMTMGDRVAVLCDGVLQQFAPPRELYRNPANVFVAGFIGSPAMNLFTLPVADSAMALGDWSVPVPREIAGAAGEVVVGVRPEHFELGGHGVEMEVDVVEELGADAYLYGRITGSGKVIDAPIVARADGRNPPARGSRVRLHPRPGHLHFFGADGRRLC; encoded by the coding sequence ATGGCCTCGGTGAGCTTCGAGCAGGCAACGCGACGCTATCCCGGGGCGGATCGGCCGGCCCTGGACAACCTGGATCTCGTTGTCGGCGACGGGGAATTCGTCGTTCTGGTGGGGCCATCCGGATGCGGCAAGACCACCTCGCTGCGGATGGTGGCCGGACTGGAAACCGTGGACTCCGGACGCATCCGGATCGGCGACCGGGACGTCACCCATGTCGATCCCAAAAACCGGGACGTCGCGATGGTCTTTCAGAACTATGCGCTCTACCCCCACATGACGGTGGCCGAAAACATGGGCTTCGCCATGAAAATCGCCAAAATCCCGAAGGCGCAGATCCGTGAACGCGTGTTGGATGCGGCGAAATTGCTCGACCTACAGCCGTATCTCGATCGCAAACCGAAGGACCTGTCCGGTGGTCAGCGCCAGCGCGTGGCGATGGGTCGCGCGATCGTGCGCCGCCCCCAGGTGTTCCTGATGGATGAACCGTTGTCCAATCTCGACGCCAAACTGCGGGTGCAGACCCGCAACCAGATCGCGGCATTGCAACGCCGGCTGGGCACGACCACCGTCTATGTCACCCACGATCAGGTGGAGGCGATGACCATGGGGGACCGCGTCGCCGTGCTGTGCGACGGCGTGCTGCAGCAATTCGCCCCGCCCCGCGAGCTCTACCGAAACCCGGCCAACGTCTTCGTGGCGGGTTTCATCGGGTCGCCGGCAATGAACCTGTTCACCCTGCCCGTCGCGGATTCGGCTATGGCGCTTGGCGATTGGTCCGTCCCGGTGCCGCGGGAGATCGCCGGCGCCGCGGGCGAGGTCGTCGTCGGGGTCCGTCCCGAACATTTCGAGCTGGGCGGCCATGGTGTCGAGATGGAGGTCGACGTGGTGGAGGAGCTCGGCGCGGACGCCTACCTCTACGGGCGAATCACCGGTTCCGGCAAGGTAATCGATGCGCCGATCGTGGCACGCGCCGACGGACGCAATCCACCGGCGCGGGGCAGCCGGGTGCGGCTGCATCCGCGGCCGGGACACCTGCATTTCTTCGGCGCGGATGGCCGCCGGCTGTGTTGA
- a CDS encoding patatin-like phospholipase family protein, with protein sequence MSDVRADLVCEGGGVRGIGLVGAVDALDQAGYRFPRVAGSSAGAIVASLVAALQVAGEPISRLADIMRAIDYRKFLDRNLIGRVPLIGGALSLLTSDGVYRGAYLEELLAGLLGDLGVRTFGDLRTGEHPEQFAWSLVVTASDLSRRRLVRIPWDLSTYGLDPDEFSVARAVHASSAIPYVFEPVRVAGATWVDGGLLSDFPVQLFDRPDAQPRWPTFGIRLSARPGIPPTHPVHGPVSLGLAAIETLVSNQDNAYIDDPCTVRRTIFVDADEVSPIDFDITAQQREALYHRGLQAGQQFLRTWSYADYLAACAGPVPKSP encoded by the coding sequence GTGAGTGACGTGCGTGCCGACCTGGTATGTGAAGGCGGCGGTGTCCGGGGGATCGGGCTGGTGGGAGCGGTGGATGCGCTCGACCAGGCCGGGTACCGGTTTCCCCGCGTCGCGGGAAGCAGCGCGGGCGCCATCGTCGCGTCGCTGGTGGCCGCCCTGCAGGTCGCCGGTGAGCCGATCAGCCGGTTGGCCGACATCATGCGGGCCATCGATTACCGGAAGTTCCTCGACCGCAACCTGATCGGGCGGGTTCCGCTGATCGGTGGGGCGTTGTCGTTGCTGACGTCGGATGGTGTGTATCGGGGGGCCTACCTCGAAGAGTTGCTCGCCGGTCTGCTCGGTGATCTGGGCGTGCGGACGTTCGGCGATCTGCGCACGGGTGAACACCCCGAACAGTTCGCGTGGTCGCTCGTGGTGACCGCCAGCGACCTGTCCCGCCGCCGACTGGTGCGAATCCCGTGGGACCTCAGCACGTATGGCCTCGACCCCGATGAATTTTCGGTCGCGCGCGCGGTGCATGCGTCGTCGGCCATTCCGTACGTGTTCGAGCCCGTTCGGGTCGCGGGCGCGACGTGGGTGGACGGCGGATTGCTGTCGGACTTTCCGGTCCAGTTGTTCGACCGGCCGGACGCCCAGCCGCGGTGGCCCACCTTCGGAATCCGGCTGTCTGCGCGTCCCGGCATCCCGCCCACGCATCCCGTCCACGGTCCGGTGTCGTTGGGGCTCGCGGCGATAGAGACGCTGGTGAGCAACCAGGACAACGCCTACATCGACGATCCCTGCACCGTCCGGCGCACTATCTTCGTGGATGCCGACGAAGTCAGCCCGATCGACTTCGACATCACCGCGCAGCAGCGTGAAGCCCTCTACCACCGGGGATTGCAAGCGGGCCAACAGTTTCTGCGGACGTGGAGCTACGCGGACTATCTCGCAGCGTGCGCCGGCCCGGTGCCCAAATCGCCGTGA
- a CDS encoding DUF3349 domain-containing protein, with the protein MDLSHWVTSIVAFVRAGYPTGMPAPGHVPLVALTRRRLCGHDITAIASDLVARRVWPISPIDIGVEITRITNQLPTPDDVERVQRRVHVIRCSRG; encoded by the coding sequence ATGGACTTGTCGCATTGGGTGACAAGCATTGTGGCGTTTGTGCGGGCCGGCTACCCCACCGGCATGCCGGCCCCCGGTCACGTGCCACTGGTGGCTTTGACGCGCCGACGACTCTGTGGCCACGACATCACCGCCATTGCAAGCGATCTCGTCGCGCGTCGCGTCTGGCCGATCAGCCCCATCGACATCGGCGTGGAGATCACCCGGATCACCAACCAGCTGCCGACGCCGGATGACGTCGAGCGTGTCCAGCGTCGCGTTCATGTGATCCGCTGCTCGCGCGGATAG
- a CDS encoding DUF3097 family protein, with product MVDRYGADVLAAGRCKPRSTEHPAELGLVVEDVETGYVGAVVRVEYGRVDLEDRRGHVRGFPLGPGYLLEGRPVILTAPRRAAPAAATRTASGSVAVPGVRARVARASRIYVEGRHDAELIAQVWGEDLKIEGVVVEQLGGVDDLVDIVAEFAPGPGRRLGVLVDHLVTGSKEARIADAVRRGPGGADTLVVGHPYVDIWQAVKPQRLGLAKWPDVPRQLDWKHGACQALRLPHADQADIARAWRHIRSRVRDWNDLEPALISRVEELIDFVTHPAG from the coding sequence GTGGTGGATCGCTATGGAGCCGATGTGCTGGCCGCGGGACGATGCAAGCCCCGCTCGACCGAACACCCGGCCGAACTGGGCCTGGTCGTCGAGGACGTCGAAACCGGCTACGTCGGCGCGGTGGTGCGTGTCGAATACGGTCGGGTGGACCTGGAAGATCGGCGGGGCCATGTGCGCGGCTTTCCTTTAGGCCCTGGCTATTTGCTTGAGGGGCGCCCCGTCATCCTCACCGCGCCGCGGCGGGCCGCCCCCGCCGCGGCGACCAGGACGGCGTCGGGCTCGGTCGCGGTGCCGGGCGTGCGCGCGCGGGTCGCGCGCGCCAGCAGAATCTATGTCGAGGGCCGCCACGACGCCGAACTCATCGCGCAGGTGTGGGGTGAGGACTTGAAGATCGAAGGCGTCGTCGTCGAGCAACTCGGCGGCGTCGACGATTTGGTGGACATCGTCGCCGAGTTCGCGCCCGGCCCGGGTCGGCGCCTCGGAGTGCTCGTCGACCACCTGGTCACCGGCTCCAAGGAAGCCCGCATCGCCGACGCGGTGCGACGCGGCCCGGGCGGCGCCGACACCCTCGTCGTCGGTCACCCCTACGTCGACATCTGGCAGGCCGTGAAGCCGCAGCGGCTGGGTCTGGCGAAATGGCCGGACGTGCCGCGGCAGCTCGACTGGAAGCACGGCGCGTGCCAGGCGCTTCGCCTGCCGCATGCCGATCAGGCCGACATCGCCAGGGCGTGGCGGCATATCCGTTCGCGGGTGCGCGACTGGAACGATCTGGAGCCGGCGCTGATCAGCCGGGTCGAGGAACTCATCGACTTCGTGACGCACCCGGCCGGCTGA
- the efeU gene encoding iron uptake transporter permease EfeU has protein sequence MQGVFGVYGVFIGTFLIGLREGLEASLIVSIVGAFLKRNGQTIRPMFAGVAVAVLLSVAVGIGLDLFAASLPQVQQEMMETVINAIAVVFVTSMIIWMNGNAAQLKGELERDARQAVNRGGALALAVMAFLAVLKEGFETSVFLLAAAQTSHGNRWFALLGGAVGIATAIGLGVGLYFGGVRLNLGRFFRVTGVFLVLIAAGLVVGALRTAHEAGWVRIGQRRVLDLSGWIPSNSVLGAVTSGVFGIPADPRLIEVLGWLLYAVSVLIVFLWPARLAAAPRARSRLLAAAAALLLIVAAGLTIMAPAGSSSLNARARTVTDRAGRTAAVSIGTGPHGRELTVASGGAASIHSIVLVPADHQTVDGLPVQVWQASEAAGADGAPEVTLDQLLSMAGGRLPVGLGVGRTPGPFQGQWSTTTVYTVLAQGDVVVRAQATSNRTAILTGGGLTGAKTVSLGGLATDWSTSAAEDHSTAAEIAASGRNRGERQLWTVWLPLVIAGFALACALSAIASGRGDRGQTDERKSIDGESHRRGSVPAS, from the coding sequence ATGCAGGGCGTATTCGGCGTATACGGTGTTTTCATAGGCACGTTCCTCATCGGCCTGCGCGAAGGCCTCGAGGCTTCGCTCATCGTGAGCATCGTCGGCGCCTTCCTCAAGCGCAACGGCCAGACCATCCGCCCGATGTTCGCCGGTGTGGCCGTGGCCGTGTTGCTCAGTGTCGCGGTGGGTATCGGCCTCGACCTGTTCGCCGCGAGCCTGCCGCAGGTCCAGCAAGAGATGATGGAAACCGTCATCAACGCCATCGCCGTGGTGTTCGTGACGTCGATGATCATCTGGATGAACGGCAACGCCGCGCAGCTCAAGGGCGAACTCGAGCGCGACGCCCGCCAGGCCGTGAACCGTGGCGGCGCGCTGGCGCTGGCCGTGATGGCGTTTCTCGCCGTCCTCAAGGAGGGCTTCGAGACGTCGGTGTTCTTGCTGGCCGCCGCCCAGACGTCGCACGGCAACCGCTGGTTCGCCCTGCTCGGCGGCGCGGTGGGCATCGCAACGGCGATCGGGCTCGGCGTGGGCCTGTACTTCGGTGGCGTGCGGCTCAACCTCGGCCGGTTCTTCCGGGTGACCGGGGTCTTCTTGGTGCTGATCGCCGCCGGGCTGGTGGTGGGTGCCTTGCGCACCGCACACGAGGCGGGCTGGGTGCGCATCGGCCAGCGGCGGGTGCTCGACCTGTCCGGGTGGATACCGAGCAATTCCGTCCTGGGCGCGGTGACCTCGGGCGTGTTCGGCATCCCTGCCGATCCGCGCCTGATCGAGGTGCTGGGCTGGCTGCTGTATGCCGTGTCGGTGCTCATCGTGTTCCTGTGGCCGGCCCGGCTCGCGGCCGCGCCGCGAGCCCGGAGCCGGCTGCTGGCGGCCGCCGCGGCGTTGCTGCTCATCGTGGCGGCGGGGCTGACGATCATGGCGCCGGCCGGGAGCTCGTCGCTGAACGCGCGGGCGCGCACCGTCACCGACCGCGCGGGCCGCACCGCGGCCGTGTCGATAGGGACCGGTCCGCACGGGCGTGAGCTGACCGTGGCCTCGGGGGGCGCCGCGAGCATCCACAGCATCGTGCTTGTCCCGGCGGACCACCAAACCGTGGACGGCTTGCCGGTACAGGTGTGGCAGGCTTCCGAGGCCGCCGGTGCCGACGGCGCGCCGGAAGTCACGCTGGATCAGTTGCTGAGCATGGCGGGGGGCCGGCTACCCGTTGGTCTCGGGGTCGGCCGCACGCCGGGGCCGTTTCAGGGTCAATGGTCGACGACGACCGTCTACACCGTGCTCGCGCAGGGTGATGTCGTGGTGCGCGCGCAAGCGACGAGCAACCGCACGGCGATCTTGACCGGTGGCGGGCTGACGGGGGCGAAGACCGTCAGTCTGGGCGGGCTGGCGACGGACTGGTCCACCTCCGCCGCCGAAGACCACTCGACTGCGGCCGAGATCGCCGCAAGCGGACGCAACCGCGGGGAGCGGCAGCTCTGGACTGTCTGGCTTCCACTGGTAATCGCGGGTTTTGCGTTGGCATGCGCGTTGTCAGCGATAGCCTCGGGGCGCGGGGACCGCGGGCAAACCGACGAGAGGAAATCGATTGATGGTGAATCGCATCGCCGCGGCAGCGTGCCGGCCTCGTGA
- the efeO gene encoding iron uptake system protein EfeO, which produces MLPVAACSHSNGQSAPSRAGQGGRPGGTSAVKVTMANDAGKDGCALDTASVPAGPVTFTVANTNAPGINEVELLRDQRIIGEKENLAPGLDPVSFTVTLDGGAYQLYCPGASTEYQTLTVTGTAPATPTGTVASILSQGTKDYAAYVVNQITQLNDAVKVLDAAVQSGSLKAAKTSYAKARLFWERSESTVEGFVLPGFAVGDNAGNLDYLIDMRESTPVDAKVGWKGFHAIERDLWQGGAISAATKTFSTELVGNVGKLNGIVTTLAYKPEDLANGASDLIEEIQNTKITGEEEAFSHIDLMDFSGNVEGAQQAYASLRPGLDRIDANLVTQIDQQFRDVLAVLDGYRDPTALGGYRTYTPALKASDAPKLTAVIQPLHQSLSTVAQKVVAGG; this is translated from the coding sequence GTGCTGCCGGTGGCCGCATGTAGCCATTCGAACGGCCAGTCCGCCCCTTCGAGAGCCGGGCAAGGCGGCCGGCCCGGCGGCACCAGCGCGGTCAAGGTCACCATGGCCAACGACGCCGGCAAGGACGGCTGCGCGCTGGACACCGCCTCCGTGCCCGCCGGGCCGGTGACCTTCACGGTGGCCAACACGAACGCGCCCGGGATCAACGAGGTCGAATTGCTCAGGGACCAGCGGATCATCGGCGAGAAGGAGAACCTTGCACCCGGCCTGGACCCGGTGTCGTTCACCGTCACGCTGGACGGCGGCGCCTACCAGCTTTACTGCCCCGGGGCGAGCACGGAATACCAGACCTTGACGGTGACGGGTACCGCGCCGGCGACGCCGACGGGCACCGTGGCCAGCATCCTGAGCCAGGGCACCAAGGACTACGCGGCCTACGTCGTCAATCAGATCACCCAGCTCAACGACGCTGTGAAAGTCCTCGATGCGGCGGTGCAGTCGGGCAGCCTCAAGGCCGCGAAGACGTCCTACGCCAAAGCCCGGTTGTTCTGGGAGCGTTCGGAGTCCACCGTGGAGGGCTTCGTGCTGCCGGGCTTCGCGGTCGGTGACAACGCCGGCAACCTCGACTATCTGATCGACATGCGGGAGTCCACCCCGGTCGACGCCAAGGTCGGATGGAAGGGATTCCACGCCATCGAGCGTGACCTGTGGCAGGGCGGCGCGATCAGCGCCGCAACGAAGACGTTCAGCACCGAATTGGTCGGCAACGTCGGCAAATTGAACGGCATCGTCACCACTTTGGCCTACAAGCCCGAGGACCTGGCCAACGGTGCCAGCGACCTGATCGAAGAGATCCAAAACACCAAGATCACCGGCGAGGAAGAGGCCTTCAGTCACATTGATCTGATGGACTTTTCGGGGAACGTCGAAGGTGCCCAGCAGGCATACGCGTCGCTGCGGCCGGGCCTGGACAGGATCGACGCCAATCTCGTCACGCAAATCGATCAGCAGTTTCGCGACGTGCTCGCCGTGCTGGACGGGTACCGCGACCCCACCGCCCTGGGTGGCTACCGGACCTACACCCCCGCGCTGAAGGCCAGCGATGCGCCGAAGCTCACCGCGGTCATCCAGCCGCTCCACCAGAGCCTGTCCACCGTTGCCCAAAAAGTCGTCGCGGGCGGCTGA